From the Corythoichthys intestinalis isolate RoL2023-P3 chromosome 13, ASM3026506v1, whole genome shotgun sequence genome, one window contains:
- the glt8d2 gene encoding glycosyltransferase 8 domain-containing protein 2 isoform X2 yields MALLRKINQVLVLLLVLMLYLILHSTLLKASSHHKISGHWKTLGGTAVKNVDHVIPVVICASEERTGAAMATINSIRSNTDANVLFYIVTLRDAVKHIRRYIEETKLKGINYKILEFNPMILKGKVKPDSSRPDLLHPLNFVRFYLPLLEVNHERVIYVDDDVIVQGDIQDLFNIKLKPQHAAAFATDCDLPSTHDMTTYMGFLDFRKQEVKDLGINPNDCSFNPGVFVADMHEWKKQKITKQLQKCMEDNFNFNIYSSAMAGGVATPPMLIVFHDKYTVLDPLWHVRHLGWSPDSGYPESFLQKAQLLHWNGPFKPWGYPAVHTERWEKWFIPDPSRRFSLMRPKSKNRRPIK; encoded by the exons CTGATCCTGCACAGCACGCTACTCAAAGCCTCCAGTCACCACAAAATTTCAG GTCACTGGAAGACACTCGGTGGTACCGCGGTGAAAAACGTGGACCATGTCATCCCTGTCGTCATATGTGCGTCAGAGGAGCGCACGGGCGCTGCCATGGCGACCATAAACAGCATCCGCAGCAACACGGATGCTAATGTGCTCTTTTATATCGTTACGCTAAGGGACGCTGTGAAACACATCAG ACGTTACATTGAAGAGACTAAACTAAAAGGCATCAATTATAAGATCTTGGAATTTAATCCGATGATTCTGAAGGGGAAAGTGAAGCCAGATTCCTCAAGGCCGGATCTGTTACATCCG CTCAACTTTGTGCGCTTTTACCTGCCGCTACTTGAGGTGAACCACGAGAGGGTCATATACGTAGACGATGATGTCATTGTACAGG GTGACATTCAAGATCTGTTCAACATCAAATTAAAGCCGCAACACGCCGCTGCTTTCGCCACCGACTGCGACCTGCCGTCCACTCATGACATG ACAACCTACATGGGCTTCTTAGACTTCAGGAAACAGGAAGTAAAAGATCTCGGCATCAATCCTAACGACTGCTCGTTCAACCCGGGCGTGTTTGTAGCAGATATGCATGAATGGAAAAAGCAGAAGATCACCAAACAGCTCCAGAAGTGCATGGAGGACAATTTCAA CTTCAACATCTACAGCAGCGCCATGGCAGGTGGTGTGGCTACACCACCCATGCTGATCGTTTTTCATGACAAATACACAGTGCTGGACCCACTTTGGCACGTCAGACATTTAG gtTGGAGTCCTGATTCGGGCTATCCTGAGAGCTTTCTGCAAAAGGCACAGCTACTGCATTGGAACGGCCCGTTCAAACCGTGGGGGTACCCTGCTGTTCACACGGAACGTTGGGAGAAATGGTTCATTCCAGATCCCTCCAGGAGGTTCTCCTTGATGAGGCCGAAGAGCAAAAATAGACGTCCTATCAAGTAA
- the glt8d2 gene encoding glycosyltransferase 8 domain-containing protein 2 isoform X1 → MALLRKINQVLVLLLVLMLYLILHSTLLKASSHHKISGHWKTLGGTAVKNVDHVIPVVICASEERTGAAMATINSIRSNTDANVLFYIVTLRDAVKHIRRYIEETKLKGINYKILEFNPMILKGKVKPDSSRPDLLHPLNFVRFYLPLLEVNHERVIYVDDDVIVQGDIQDLFNIKLKPQHAAAFATDCDLPSTHDMVRSIGMQTTYMGFLDFRKQEVKDLGINPNDCSFNPGVFVADMHEWKKQKITKQLQKCMEDNFNFNIYSSAMAGGVATPPMLIVFHDKYTVLDPLWHVRHLGWSPDSGYPESFLQKAQLLHWNGPFKPWGYPAVHTERWEKWFIPDPSRRFSLMRPKSKNRRPIK, encoded by the exons CTGATCCTGCACAGCACGCTACTCAAAGCCTCCAGTCACCACAAAATTTCAG GTCACTGGAAGACACTCGGTGGTACCGCGGTGAAAAACGTGGACCATGTCATCCCTGTCGTCATATGTGCGTCAGAGGAGCGCACGGGCGCTGCCATGGCGACCATAAACAGCATCCGCAGCAACACGGATGCTAATGTGCTCTTTTATATCGTTACGCTAAGGGACGCTGTGAAACACATCAG ACGTTACATTGAAGAGACTAAACTAAAAGGCATCAATTATAAGATCTTGGAATTTAATCCGATGATTCTGAAGGGGAAAGTGAAGCCAGATTCCTCAAGGCCGGATCTGTTACATCCG CTCAACTTTGTGCGCTTTTACCTGCCGCTACTTGAGGTGAACCACGAGAGGGTCATATACGTAGACGATGATGTCATTGTACAGG GTGACATTCAAGATCTGTTCAACATCAAATTAAAGCCGCAACACGCCGCTGCTTTCGCCACCGACTGCGACCTGCCGTCCACTCATGACATGGTACGCAGCATTGGCATGCAG ACAACCTACATGGGCTTCTTAGACTTCAGGAAACAGGAAGTAAAAGATCTCGGCATCAATCCTAACGACTGCTCGTTCAACCCGGGCGTGTTTGTAGCAGATATGCATGAATGGAAAAAGCAGAAGATCACCAAACAGCTCCAGAAGTGCATGGAGGACAATTTCAA CTTCAACATCTACAGCAGCGCCATGGCAGGTGGTGTGGCTACACCACCCATGCTGATCGTTTTTCATGACAAATACACAGTGCTGGACCCACTTTGGCACGTCAGACATTTAG gtTGGAGTCCTGATTCGGGCTATCCTGAGAGCTTTCTGCAAAAGGCACAGCTACTGCATTGGAACGGCCCGTTCAAACCGTGGGGGTACCCTGCTGTTCACACGGAACGTTGGGAGAAATGGTTCATTCCAGATCCCTCCAGGAGGTTCTCCTTGATGAGGCCGAAGAGCAAAAATAGACGTCCTATCAAGTAA